From Pyrenophora tritici-repentis strain M4 chromosome 1, whole genome shotgun sequence, the proteins below share one genomic window:
- a CDS encoding Glyco-hydro-43 domain containing protein — MFKFWVTAALVAVGVAQYSPPAFGNSSNSTTFTNPIVETVGADPWMFRHDDYYYMTYTNNVNVTLWRSKSLTDWASAESKTIFQPEPNMPYSTDLWAPEIHNIDGSWWIIFTADPNFDSPPPEVEMWCEYNCPAVNHRMFTAVGDGADPWTAQYRYHSELETYDQFAIDGTYFQHKDQLYHIYSCWYHKYDGWPANLCITKMSDPSTTVSPFSERQVISVPDHAWEKTPFGRATNDRLSSNEGPQQLTNPITGQQFLIYSAARSDNRNYCLGQLELVGDDPMNPSDWRKHPYPVFYQNPSVSAYGVGHASFTKSPDGTEDWVVYHGMKDPTNGWGARTIRAQKFGWNADGTPNFPRPGYGPYQVPSGQ, encoded by the exons ATGTTCAAGTTCTGGGTGACTGCGGCCCTTGTTGCTGTGGGTGTCGCGCAGTACTCCCCGCCGGCATTTGGTAACTCGAGCAATTCGACGACTTTCACCAATCCAATTGTCGAGACAGTTGGAGCAGATCC TTGGATGTTCCGCCACGATGACTACTACTACATGACATACACCAACAATGTCAATGTCACGCTCTGGCGCAGCAAGTCCCTGACCGACTGGGCATCGGCAGAGTCTAAGACCATCTTTCAGCCAGAGCCTAACATGCCCTACTCAACTGATCTCTGGGCTCCCGAGATTCACAACATCGATGGCAGCTGGTGGATCATCTTCACTGCTGACCCCAACTTCGATTCTCCTCCACCCGAGGTTGAGATGTGGTGCGAGTACAACTGCCCGGCTGTAAACCACCGCATGTTCACCGCCGTTGGTGATGGCGCGGATCCATGGACTGCTCAGTATCGTTACCATAGCGAACTTGAGACATACGACCAGTTCGCGATTGACGGAACCTACTTCCAACACAAGGATCAGCTGTACCACATCTACTCGTGTTGGTACCACAAGTACGATGGCTGGCCAGCTAATCTCTGCATCACCAAGATGTCCGACCCATCTACGACTGTGTCACCCTTCTCTGAGCGCCAGGTTATCTCGGTCCCCGACCATGCATGGGAGAAGACGCCATTCGGCCGCGCGACAAATGACCGCCTATCTTCCAACGAAGGGCCCCAGCAGTTGACCAACCCTATTACGGGCCAGCAATTTCTCATCTATAGTGCCGCACGTTCAGATAACCGCAACTACTGCCTTGGGCAACTCGAGCTTGTTGGTGACGATCCGATGAACCCTAGTGACTGGCGCAAGCATCCTTACCCAGTCTTCTACCAGAACCCCAGCGTGTCTGCATATGGTGTAGGTCACGCGTCTTTCACCAAGTCTCCAGATGGCACCGAGGACTGGGTTGTTTATCACGGTATGAAGGATCCTACTAATGGTTGGGGTGCGCGTACGATTCGCGCTCAGAAGTTCGGCTGGAACGCAGATGGCACACCGAATTTCCCAAGGCCGGGTTATGGACCGTACCAGGTTCCTAGTGGCCAGTAG
- a CDS encoding EI24 domain containing protein, which produces MSPQRSQSALGNIPRVVVRPTWDNVVAASYLIKGIVFFLLHPFLHPLLKARLLPAFLLSVFVYFNLFFWTLLPQVLFLKLFHTVGSAWVNAVFLVLGEGAAVVALLFESFLVDESQVDIFDAVLIYKGYEDLVRQYRPVTEDALNDPVRRLGKPTRSSVYAPFSFRQIAEFVMLLPVNFIPYVGVPVFLLLTGYRAGPFQHWRYFQLLGYDRKRRNAAIKSRRWQYTWYGTVYLFLQLVPPFSMFFLLTAPASSALWAAELERARREQEANLAQAPQAQYTDEPEAVV; this is translated from the exons ATGTCACCACAGAGATCGCAGTCGGCGCTGGGTAACATACCAAGAGTAGTAGTGCGACCAACATGGGATAATGTTGTAGCAGCGAGCTACCTCATCAAG GGAATCGTCTTCTTCCTACTTCACCCGTTTCTACATCCTCTTCTGAAAGCACGACTGCTTCCTGCCTTCCTACTCAGCGTATTCGTATACTTTAACCTCTTCTTCTGGACATTATTACCGCAGGTTCTGTTCCTAAAGTTGTTTCATACGGTTGGGAGTGCGTGGGTGAACGCAGTATTTCTGGTTCTTGGAGAGGGAGCTGCAGTGGTAGCTCTGCTCTTTGAGTCTTTCCTTGTG GATGAGTCCCAAGTTGACATATTTGACGCTGTTTTAATCTACAAAGGCTACGAAGACTTGGTCCGTCAATACCGACCCGTCACGGAGGATGCGCTGAATGATCCTGTCCGCCGGCTCGGAAAGCCCACACGCTCCTCGGTCTATGCACCATTCTCCTTCCGCCAGATCGCCGAGTTTGTCATGCTGCTACCGGTCAACTTCATACCATACGTTGGAGTGCCGGTATTCCTCTTGTTGACAGGCTACCGAGCAGGCCCGTTCCAACACTGGCGATATTTCCAACTGCTGGGTTATGATCGCAAACGTAGAAATGCCGCGATCAAGAGCAGGCGCTGGCAATACACTTG GTATGGCACAGTTTATCTGTTCCTGCAACTAGTGCCGCCATTTAGCATGTTCTTCCTGTTGACAGCACCAGCAAGCTCTGCACTGTGGGCGGCAGAGCTGGAGAGGGCGCGAAGAGAGCAGGAGGCAAACTTGGCCCAGGCGCCACAAGCACAGTACACGGATGAGCCAGAAGCGGTAGTGTGA
- a CDS encoding Glycosyl transferase, related to UDP-glucuronosyltransferase, whose protein sequence is MASQDRGRDKISRRTSRKMKESRRESRGMSLDMPERFKDGDDAQEDVAAPKRSNTVSMNQSLFSMIARAGQQSQVDLATMQEADSGESDDEGKPKTAFRGLEGAARLSRLSSANNFQPPAEDTNEGTVDKRKHRRTLSENKLLRSLPKLKLSNRKEARDGQRSDQMSSSQFLPPKPPSTELPTPPSDQSPKTDIKEKPTTGEEIRSEKSKSSGRKSRHGSSAGLAKSKTTVTLAQRVQQIFEFEEVEEVISEYACWLLQSILLQGYMYITQKHICFYAYIPKKHHDVSKTGYLSKRGRSKFNRYWFVLRGDVLAYYTNPAEVYFPRNRINLQYAVSAEVIESTKKGEEETSFAITTDERRYLFKADSVASAKEWTKSIQKVIFRTHNEGNSVKISLPIQNVLEIEESSILDLANTVKVRVIDNDETFAIDEYFFSFFNKGQDALNVLRIMINDNEHHQGDREVATPTGQRNSVVSPTRTGATPHISENVRATLSPLPAPHTRRSSTSEASTHAIADVTGKGRDVRRSMDASRTFQRSSYEVRRPSHEGRRSFSGGTQYAPSKARPGDRSPQSPRVADSESATLSLDPGTESSAAIQSMDESNASASQILDRSDVFRAPNHPPAINKLDHQGRHSQETTRSSQLKSPNSGKRDKQPQTPTGIPDFEDDTDNSQAHRLSGSSSALQDIASYPLQKASGLAGFLRNRSKKMGNLLATESMGYYEKVSGMLAGGRKHYNTAEGLETGDQIHGFEDDEDAAKAAENFRDHFAFPESEVLQSSFFASLQRVLPNYGKIYISGRYFCFRSLMPTSKTKIILPMRDIENVNKEKGFRIGYHGLAIVIKGHEELFFEFSKAEYRDECAITVLRILENTKYLEDEDSSSSGVDSEDEAAKAEHDLLQQARELTDTDKHVNVSEIVRAADNDRIPLIFDDPLASFVDFKPSEPLTIVCLTIGSRGDVQPYIALCKALLKEGHKPRIATHAEFEPWVRKHGIDFAVVDGNPAELMKICIDHGMFTYGFMKEANSKFRGWLDDVCSSSWRACQGADVLIESPSTMAGIHIAEALEIPYFRAFTMPWTRTRAYPHAFSVLETKMGGGYNSLTYITFDTIFWAAISGQINRWRRRELGLQGTTQHKMQAALRPFLYNFSPHVVPPPLDWPDWVRVTGYWFLDESDTYEPPAELTAFIQKARTDKKKLVYVGFGSIVIDDPAALTKTVVDSVLKADVRCVLSKGWSDRLETKDASKPEVPLPPEIFQIQAAPHDWLFKQMDAAVHHGGSGTTGASLRAGIPTVIKPFFGDQFFFAQRVEDLGVGMWMKKVNTSVFSRALWEVTSSERMIVKAKVLGQKIRKDNGTQVAIQTIYRELDRARTLIKKHTKQDDDQTDEFEEDWTMIEEGEEMDAAAHGFEVQQPLAGINQDASRTGRGSLVLGNMVLRGAGAQKRASEPAHEE, encoded by the exons ATGGCGTCCCAGGACAGAGGCAGGGACAAGATAAGCCGCAGGACAAGTAGAAAGATGAAGGAATCAAGAAGGGAATCGCGTGGCATGTCGCTGGATATGCCGGAACGCTTCAAGGACGGAGACGACGCACAGGAAGACGTAGCCGCGCCGAAGCGCAGCAACACTGTGTCGATGAACCAGTCTCTATTCTCCATGATTGCCCGCGCCGGCCAACAGTCACAAGTAGATTTGGCTACCATGCAAGAAGCGGACTCGGGCGAAAGTGATGACGAGGGTAAGCCAAAGACAGCCTTCCGCGGCCTGGAGGGTGCTGCCAGACTAAGTCGCCTGAGCTCTGCGAACAACTTCCAACCTCCGGCAGAGGACACAAATGAAGGGACGGTCGACAAACGCAAGCACAGACGTACGCTGTCGGAGAACAAGCTATTACGGTCGTTGCCCAAGTTGAAGTTATCCAATCGGAAAGAAGCGCGAGATGGTCAACGCAGCGATCAAATGTCCTCATCCCAATTTCTTCCGCCTAAGCCGCCATCGACCGAGTTACCGACCCCGCCGAGCGATCAATCGCCCAAGACCGACATCAAAGAGAAACCCACGACTGGCGAGGAGATCCGCTCCGAGAAAAGTAAAAGTTCTGGGCGTAAGAGCCGGCATGGAAGCTCCGCAGGTCTGGCGAAGAGCAAGACAACAGTCACGCTTGCGCAAAGAGTGCAACAGATCTTTGAGTTTGAGGAAGTCGAGGAAGTCATTTCTGAATATGCATGTTGGTTGCTTCAGAGTATCCTGCTACAAGGATACATGTACATCACCCAGAAGCACATATGTTTTTACGCATATATTCCTAAGAAACAC CACGACGTCAGCAAAACTGGGTATTTGTCCAAGCGGGGTCGGTCAAAATTCAACAGATATTGGTTTGTCCTACGCGGAGACGTCCTTGCGTATTACACCAATCCAGCAGAGGTCTATTTCCCCAGAAACCGTATTAACCTTCAATATGCCGTATCTGCTGAAGTGATCGAAAGCACGAAGAAAGGAGAGGAGGAAACCAGCTTCGCCATTACTACCGACGAGAGAAGATATCTGTTCAAGGCCGACAGCGTGGCCAGTGCCAAAGAGTGGACCAAGTCGATACAAAAGGTCATCTTCCGCACCCACAACGAAGGCAATAGTGTGAAGATATCCCTTCCAATCCAGAATGTACTGGAGATAGAGGAGAGTTCCATACTGGATCTTGCAAACACCGTCAAAGTCCGTGTGATAGACAACGACGAGACGTTTGCCATCGATGAA TACTTTTTCTCCTTCTTTAACAAAGGCCAGGATGCTCTAAATGTTTTGCGCATCATGATCAACGACAACGAGCATCATCAGGGTGACCGTGAGGTGGCTACGCCGACGGGCCAGCGTAATTCGGTAGTGTCACCCACCCGCACTGGCGCAACACCACACATAAGTGAAAACGTTCGAGCCACTTTATCGCCACTACCCGCACCGCATACGAGAAGGTCAAGCACAAGTGAAGCCTCTACGCATGCCATCGCTGATGTGACTGGAAAAGGGCGGGATGTACGGCGTAGCATGGACGCTAGCCGTACCTTTCAACGCTCAAGCTACGAAGTGCGACGACCTAGCCATGAAGGACGACGAAGCTTTAGTGGTGGTACGCAGTATGCGCCGTCGAAGGCTCGTCCAGGGGACCGGTCCCCTCAATCACCGCGAGTGGCTGATTCAGAGTCTGCTACACTTTCGCTTGACCCAGGTACCGAATCATCGGCCGCCATTCAATCCATGGATGAGAGCAACGCTTCCGCGTCTCAAATACTGGACCGTTCCGATGTATTCCGTGCACCGAACCACCCACCCGCAATCAACAAGTTGGACCATCAAGGTCGACATTCACAGGAGACAACGAGATCAAGTCAGCTAAAATCTCCCAATTCGGGCAAGCGCGACAAGCAACCCCAAACCCCGACAGGTATACCTGATTTCGAAGACGATACCGATAACAGCCAAGCGCATCGATTATCTGGTTCCTCCTCCGCGCTACAGGATATTGCCTCCTATCCGCTTCAAAAGGCTTCGGGCCTAGCAGGATTCTTGAGGAACCGATCGAAGAAGATGGGTAATTTGCTAGCCACTGAGTCTATGGGTTATTATGAAAAGGTATCTGGTATGCTTGCAGGTGGACGAAAGCACTACAACACCGCAGAGGGCCTGGAGACTGGAGACCAAATCCATGGTTTCGAGGATGACGAAGATGCAGCGAAGGCTGCGGAGAATTTTCGCGATCATTTCGCCTTTCCAGAAAGCGAAGTACTACAATCGTCTTTCTTCGCATCTTTGCAGCGGGTCCTACCAAACTATGGCAAGATTTACATCAGCGGGAGGTATTTCTGCTTTCGCAGTCTGATGCCCACATCCAAGACCAAAATCATACTTCCGATGCGGGACATTGAGAACGTCAACAAGGAAAAGGGGTTTCGAATCGGCTACCATGGCCTCGCTATTGTTATCAAAGGTCACGAGGAGCTCTTTTTCGAGTTCTCAAAGGCAGAATACCGCGACGAGTGTGCAATCACTGTACTCCGTATTCTGGAGAACACCAAATACCTTGAAGACGAGGATTCGTCTTCTTCAGGAGTTGATAGCGAGGATGAGGCCGCCAAAGCAGAGCACGATCTGCTTCAACAGGCACGTGAGCTTACCGACACGGATAAGCACGTGAACGTATCGGAAATTGTGCGTGCAGCAGACAATGACCGGATTCCTCTTATATTCGACGACCCTCTTGCTTCGTTTGTGGATTTTAAGCCTTCAGAGCCACTGACGATCGTTTGCCTCACCATCGGATCCCGAGGTGATGTTCAGCCCTACATTGCGTTGTGCAAGGCTCTCCTGAAAGAGGGTCACAAGCCACGCATTGCGACACATGCCGAGTTCGAGCCTTGGGTTCGCAAACACGGCATTGACTTTGCGGTTGTTGATGGTAACCCGGCTGAGCTCATGAAGATTTGTATTGACCACGGTATGTTTACGTACGGCTTCATGAAGGAGGCCAACTCCAAGTTCCGCGGATGGCTCGACGACGTCTGTAGCTCCTCTTGGCGGGCGTGTCAAGGCGCAGACGTGCTCATTGAGAGCCCAAGCACTATGGCAGGAATCCACATTGCAGAGGCTCTGGAGATTCCATATTTCCGCGCTTTCACGATGCCCTGGACACGCACTCGGGCATACCCGCACGCCTTCTCCGTTCTGGAGACGAAAATGGGTGGTGGCTACAACAGCTTGACCTACATCACGTTCGATACCATTTTCTGGGCTGCCATTTCGGGTCAGATCAACAGGTGGCGTCGCCGAGAACTGGGACTTCAGGGTACAACCCAGCATAAAATGCAGGCTGCTCTCCGACCGTTTTTGTACAATTTCAGCCCCCACGTGGTACCTCCACCACTCGACTGGCCCGACTGGGTGCGTGTCACTGGATACTGGTTTCTAGACGAAAGTGACACATACGAACCGCCTGCAGAGTTGACTGCTTTCATTCAGAAAGCGCGCACCGATAAGAAGAAGCTGGTGTATGTTGGATTTGGCTCCATCGTGATCGACGATCCGGCTGCGCTCACCAAAACTGTTGTCGACTCAGTGTTAAAGGCAGATGTACGCTGTGTCTTATCTAAAGGATGGTCCGATCGCCTCGAGACCAAGGACGCTTCAAAACCCGAGGTTCCTCTTCCACCAGAAATTTTCCAAATCCAGGCCGCACCTCATGACTGGCTGTTCAAGCAAATGGATGCAGCCGTGCATCATGGTGGCTCGGGAACTACAGGAGCGAGCCTTCGAGCCGGTATCCCTACCGTTATCAAGCCCTTCTTTGGCGACCAGTTCTTCTTTGCTCAGCGCGTTGAAGACTTGGGTGTTGGCATGTGGATGAAGAAGGTCAACACAAGCGTGTTTAGCCGCGCGTTGTGGGAAGTAACGAGTAGCGAGCGTATGATTGTGAAGGCAAAAGTGTTGGGGCAGAAGATCCGCAAG GATAACGGAACACAAGTGGCGATTCAGACTATCTATCGCGAGCTTGATCGCGCCCGCACGCTTATCAAGAAGCACACGAAGCAGGATGACGACCAAACTGATGAGTTCGAAGAAGACTGGACGATGATTGAGGAAGGCGAGGAGATGGATGCAGCAGCGCATGGATTCGAGGTCCAGCAGCCACTGGCCGGGATCAATCAGGATGCATCTCGGACTGGCAGGGGATCTTTGGTGTTGGGAAACATGGTGTTGAGGGGTGCAGGCGCGCAGAAGCGTGCTTCGGAGCCGGCGCATGAAGAATGA
- a CDS encoding vacuolar protease A precursor: MKTAMLLAAAGSATAAVYKTPLKKVSLSEQLEFANIETQMAGLKQKYSQQHMAGFKPESHMQAAFKAPYIADGTHPVPVTNFLNAQYFSEISLGTPPQTFKVILDTGSSNLWVPSSSCNSIACYLHTKYDSSSSSTYKKNGTEFEIRYGSGSLSGFVSNDVFQIGDLKVKNQDFAEATSEPGLAFAFGRFDGIMGLGYDTISVKGIVPPFYNMLEQGLLDEPVFAFYLGDTNQQQESEATFGGIDESKYTGKMIKLPLRRKAYWEVELDALTFGKETAEMDNTGIILDTGTSLIALPSTIAELLNKEIGAKKSFNGQYTVECDKRDSLPDLTFTLTGHNFTISAYDYILEVQGSCISALMGMDFPEPVGPLAILGDAFLRKWYSVYDLGNSAVGLAKAK; the protein is encoded by the exons ATGAAGACGGCGATGCTTCTCGCCGCAGCCGGCTCGGCGACTGCGGCTGTCTACAAGACACCACTTAAGAAGGTCTCACTGTCTGAGCAGCTG GAATTTGCCAACATCGAGACCCAAATGGCTGGCCTTAAGCAGAAGTACTCTCAGCAGCACATGGCCGGCTTCAAGCCCGAGTCTCACATGCAGGCTGCGTTCAAGGCGCCTTATATCGCCGACGGAACGCACCCTGTGCCCGTTACCAACTTTTTGAACGCCCAGT ACTTCTCCGAAATCTCCCTCGGAACGCCTCCCCAGACCTTCAAGGTTATCCTCGACACGGGTAGCTCTAACCTCTGGGTTCCATCATCTTCTTGCAACTCGATCGCCTGCTACCTTCACACCAAGTACGACTCGTCATCTTCGTCAACGTACAAGAAGAACGGCACTGAGTTCGAGATCCGTTACGGATCTGGTTCGCTCAGCGGCTTCGTGTCCAACGATGTCTTCCAGATTGGCGACCTCAAGGTGAAGAACCAGGACTTCGCTGAGGCGACGTCTGAGCCAGGTCTCGCATTTGCCTTTGGCAGGTTCGACGGCATCATGGGTCTTGGCTACGACACTATCAGTGTCAAGGGCATAGTTCCTCCCTTCTACAACATGCTCGAGCAAGGTCTCTTGGACGAGCCTGTTTTCGCCTTCTACCTGGGCGACACCAACCAGCAGCAGGAGTCTGAGGCTACCTTTGGTGGCATCGACGAGAGCAAGTACACTGGCAAGATGATCAAGCTTCCTTTGAGGCGCAAGGCCTACTGGGAGGTTGAGCTTGATGCTCTGACCTTCGGCAAGGAGACCGCCGAGATGGACAACACCGGAATCATTCTGGACACCGGTACATCCCTGATTGCCCTTCCCTCGACTATCGCCGAGCTCCT CAACAAGGAGATTGGTGCCAAGAAGAGCTTCAATGGCCAGTACACTGTCGAGTGCGACAAGCGCGACAGCCTGCCAGACCTTACTTTCACGCTTACCGGCCACAACTTCACCATCAGCGCCTACGACTACATTCTCGAGGTTCAGGGATCGTGCATCTCTGCATTGATGGGCATGGACTTCCCTGAACCCGTAGGACCTTTGGCCATTCTCGGTGATGCCTTCCTCAGGAAATGGTACTCTGTGTACGACCTTGGCAACTCTGCTGTCGGTCTCGCAAAGGCCAAGTAA
- a CDS encoding IlvA, Threonine dehydratase, with protein MYHNPSAASWKYTNPCANPAVEAFHKTLPDYAVTPLTPLPELAQQLNISHVYLKDESSRLGLPAFKILGASWAIHKAVASKCNLPVTTSLDEMGAAARNAGIELVTCTEGNWGRAVARMAKYMQIKAVIFVPDFMDEATQRKIESEGAKVVVVDGDYDYSIAKAKEEADKGGMLVMDVSWKGYEEIPEWVVEGYMTMLTETDRQLQELGIQKATHAIAAVGVGSWAQAVTMHYKAQSPSATVITVEPDTAASLKASLEAGRVTPISTGNTIMNGMNCGTTSTTAWEVLRQGVDISVTVSDIDVHNDLQYLHSQGIKNGPCGAATMTALKKLCKEQKAKLGLNDNSVVVLFSTEGARDYVTPSKP; from the exons ATGTACCACAACCCCTCAGCAGCATCATGGAAATACACAAATCCCTGCGCAAACCCAGCCGTCGAGGCTTTCCACAAGACTCTACCCGACTACGCCGTCACCCCTCTAACCCCCCTACCAGAGCTAGCCCAACAACTCAACATCAGCCATGTATACCTCAAGGACGAATCCTCACGCCTAGGCCTCCCAGCCTTTAAGATCCTAGGCGCATCATGGGCCATCCACAAAGCCGTAGCCTCAAAATGCAACCTCCCCGTGACCACTTCCCTGGACGAAATGGGTGCTGCGGCACGGAACGCCGGCATCGAACTAGTCACATGTACCGAGGGGAACTGGGGAAGAGCAGTAGCGAGAATGGCGAAGTATATGCAGATTAAAGCTGTCATCTTTGTGCCCGACTTTATGGATGAGGCGACGCAGAGGAAGATTGAAAGTGAAGGGGCGAAGGTCGTGGTGGTGGATGGGGATTATGATTATTCGATTGCAAAGGCGAAAGAGGAGGCGGATAAGGGCGGTATGCTAGTCATGGATGTGTCGTGGAAGGGGTATGAAGAGATTCCAGAG TGGGTTGTGGAAGGCTATATGACCATGCTCACTGAGACAGACAGACAGCTACAAGAATTGGGTATACAGAAAGCAACCCATGCCATCGCAGCCGTTGGTGTAGGTTCGTGGGCCCAGGCAGTCACTATGCATTATAAAGCCCAGTCACCATCTGCCACCGTCATCACGGTTGAGCCAGATACAGCAGCGAGCCTGAAGGCGAGTCTTGAAGCCGGGCGAGTCACACCCATTTCAACTGGAAATACCATTATGAATGGCATGAATTGTGGGACTACTTCGACGACAGCGTGGGAGGTTCTGAGACAAGGAGTGGATATCAGTGTCACTGTGTCGGATATCGATGTTCATAATGACTTGCAATATTTGCATAGCCAGGGAATCAAGAATGGGCCTTGTGGAGCGGCTACGATGACTGCGTTGAAAAAGTTGTGCAAGGAGCAGAAGGCGAAGCTAGGCTTGAATGATAATTCGGTGGTGGTATTGTTTAGTACTGAGGGCGCGAGGGATTATGTTACCCCATCCAAGCCTTGA